The proteins below are encoded in one region of Anguilla anguilla isolate fAngAng1 chromosome 3, fAngAng1.pri, whole genome shotgun sequence:
- the tfcp2l1 gene encoding transcription factor CP2-like protein 1 isoform X2 — protein sequence MLYRKLVEYTDISSKCVKSIVRVLFHDRRLQYTEHQQLEGWRWSRPGDRLLDIDIPLSVGILEPQAHPMQLNTIEFLWDPVKNASVFVQVHCISTEFTPRKHGGEKGVPFRIQIDTFTQNESGEYLEHVHSSSCQVKVFKPKGADRKLKTDREKIEKRSLQDREKYQPSYETTLLTECSPWPDTPRVSSTTSTPSPANHSSPPPCSVTDGNCSPNQQGELFLPSCSDHLLPSCSPQDTQVWLHRHRFSPFCRLFSRFSGADLLKMSKEDFIQICGPADGIRLYNATKGRCIQPRLTVYVRQQHPKHAGGDVYHALYLEDLTLQELTEKIANLYRISPKQISQVYRQSRTGIHVLVSDEMVQNFTEEMCFVINPLKDKNGNEFSVVLM from the exons AGCATCGTGCGAGTGCTGTTTCACGATCGTCGGCTGCAGTACACCGAGCACCAGCAGCTGGAGGGCTGGCGCTGGAGCAGGCCGGGTGACAGGCTCCTGGATATCG atatccctctctctgtggggATTTTGGAGCCGCAAGCGCACCCAATGCAACTCAACACTATCGAGTTCCTCTGGGATCCCGTGAAGAACGCCTCGGTGTTCGTACAG GTCCACTGCATCAGCACAGAGTTCACCCCCCGAAAGCACGGAGGGGAGAAAGGGGTTCCCTTCCGCATTCAGATCGACACCTTCACTCAGAACGAGAGCGGAGAATACCTGGAGCACGTGCACTCCTCCAGCTGTCAGGTCAAAGTCTTCAAG CCCAAGGGAGCGGACCGCAAGCTGAAAACCGACAGGGAGAAGATCGAGAAGCGGTCCCTTCAGGACCGGGAGAAATATCAGCCTTCGTACGAAACCACACTGCTGACAGAG TGTTCTCCCTGGCCTGATACACCCCGTGTCAGTAGCACCACCAGCACTCCGTCCCCGGCCAACCAcagctccccacccccctgcagcGTTACCGATGG AAACTGCTCTCCgaaccagcagggggagctatTCCTGCCCAGCTGCTCTGAT CACCTCCTCCCGTCCTGCAGCCCCCAGGACACCCAGGTCTGGCTGCATCGTCACAGGTTCTCCCCTTTCTGCCGGCTCTTCTCCAGATTCTCGG GCGCTGACCTCCTGAAGATGTCCAAAGAGGACTTCATTCAGATATGCGGACCGGCTGATGGGATTCGCCTTTACAATGCCACCAAAGGGAG GTGCATACAGCCGCGCCTCACGGTGTACGTTCGTCAACAGCACCCCAAGCACGCAGGAGGCGACG tgtaCCACGCGCTCTACCTGGAGGACCTGACTCTCCAGGAGCTGACTGAGAAGATCGCCAACCTGTACAGAATCTCCCCGAAGCAAATCAGCCAGGTCTACAGACAGAGCCGCACCGGCATCCACGTGCTGGTGTCTGACGAG ATGGTTCAGAACTTCACTGaggagatgtgctttgttataAACCCACTTAAAG atAAAAACGGCAATGAATTTAGTGTTGTCCTGATGTGA